One segment of Procambarus clarkii isolate CNS0578487 chromosome 1, FALCON_Pclarkii_2.0, whole genome shotgun sequence DNA contains the following:
- the LOC138363074 gene encoding mucin-2-like translates to MASSVPSSSSVSSSSSASSSSACHSPRNNVASLSQEQRRLTLPGTTPPHSPWNNVASLSQEQRRLTLPGTTSPHSPRNNAASLSQEQRRLTLPGTTPPHSPRNNAASLSQEQRRLTLPGTTPPHSPRNNVASLSQEQRRLTLPGTTPPHSPRNNASLSQEQRRLTLPGTTPPHSPRNNAASLSQEQRRLTLPGTTPPHSPRNNVASLSQEQRRLTLPGTTPPHSPRNNVASLSQEQRRLTLPGTTPPHSPRNNVASLSQEQRRLTLPGTTPPHSPRNNVASLSQEQRRLTLPGTTPPHSPRNNVASLSLEQRRLTLPGTTSPHSPRNNVASLTPRNNVASLSQEQRRLTLPGTTSPHSPRNNVASLTPRNNVASLSQEQRRLTLPGTTSPHSPRNNVASLSQEQRRLTLPGTTPPHSPRNNAASLSQEQRRLTLPGTTSPHSPRNNVASLPGTTSPHSPRNNIASLSQEQRRLTLPGTTSPHSPRNNVASLSQEQRRLTLPGTTSPHSPRNNVASLSQEQRRLTLPGTTSPHSLPGTTSPHSPRNNVASLSQEQRRLTLPGTTSPHSPRNNVASLSQEQRRLTHSQEQRRLTLPGTTSPHSPRNNAASLSQEQRRLTHSQPQHLGNTFDNAMKSIWSLLVDQSLRSTVATVTYLFPL, encoded by the coding sequence ATGGCATCATCTGTACCATCATCTTCATCTGTATCATCATCTTCATCAGCATCATCTTCATCTGCATGTCACTCTCCCAGGAACAACGTCGCCTCACTCTCCCAGGAACAACGCCGCCTCACTCTCCCAGGAACAACGCCGCCTCACTCTCCCTGGAACAACGTCGCCTCACTCTCCCAGGAACAACGCCGCCTCACTCTCCCAGGAACAACGTCGCCTCACTCTCCCAGGAACAACGCCGCCTCACTCTCCCAGGAACAACGTCGCCTCACTCTCCCTGGAACAACGCCGCCTCACTCTCCCAGGAACAACGCCGCCTCACTCTCCCAGGAACAACGTCGCCTCACTCTCCCAGGAACAACGCCGCCTCACTCTCCCAGGAACAACGTCGCCTCACTCTCCCAGGAACAACGTCGCCTCACTCTCCCAGGAACAACGCCGCCTCACTCTCCCAGGAACAACGCCTCACTCTCCCAGGAACAACGTCGCCTCACTCTCCCAGGAACAACGCCGCCTCACTCTCCCAGGAACAACGCCGCCTCACTCTCCCAGGAACAACGCCGCCTCACTCTCCCAGGAACAACGCCGCCTCACTCTCCCAGGAACAACGTCGCCTCACTCTCCCAGGAACAACGTCGCCTCACTCTCCCAGGAACAACGCCGCCTCACTCTCCCAGGAACAACGTCGCCTCACTCTCCCAGGAACAACGTCGCCTCACTCTCCCAGGAACAACGCCGCCTCACTCTCCCAGGAACAACGTCGCCTCACTCTCCCAGGAACAACGTCGCCTCACTCTCCCTGGAACAACGCCGCCTCACTCTCCCAGGAACAACGTCGCCTCACTCTCCCAGGAACAACGCCGCCTCACTCTCCCAGGAACAACGCCGCCTCACTCTCCCAGGAACAACGTCGCCTCACTCTCCCTGGAACAACGCCGCCTCACTCTCCCTGGAACAACGTCGCCTCACTCTCCCAGGAACAACGTCGCCTCACTCACTCCCAGGAACAACGTCGCCTCACTCTCCCAGGAACAACGTCGCCTCACTCTCCCAGGAACAACGTCGCCTCACTCTCCCAGGAACAACGTCGCCTCACTCACTCCCAGGAACAACGTCGCCTCACTCTCCCAGGAACAACGTCGCCTCACTCTCCCAGGAACAACGTCGCCTCACTCTCCCAGGAACAACGTCGCCTCACTCTCCCAGGAACAACGCCGCCTCACTCTCCCAGGAACAACGCCGCCTCACTCTCCCAGGAACAACGCCGCCTCACTCTCCCAGGAACAACGCCGCCTCACTCTCCCAGGAACAACGTCGCCTCACTCTCCCAGGAACAACGTCGCCTCACTCCCAGGAACAACGTCGCCTCACTCTCCCAGGAACAACATCGCCTCACTCTCCCAGGAACAACGCCGCCTCACTCTCCCAGGAACAACGTCGCCTCACTCTCCCAGGAACAACGTCGCCTCACTCTCCCAGGAACAACGTCGCCTCACTCTCCCAGGAACAACGTCGCCTCACTCTCCCAGGAACAACGTCGCCTCACTCTCCCAGGAACAACGTCGCCTCACTCTCCCAGGAACAACGTCGCCTCACTCACTCCCAGGAACAACGTCGCCTCACTCTCCCAGGAACAACGTCGCCTCACTCTCCCAGGAACAACGTCGCCTCACTCTCCCAGGAACAACGTCGCCTCACTCTCCCAGGAACAACGTCGCCTCACTCTCCCAGGAACAACGTCGCCTCACTCACTCCCAGGAACAACGTCGCCTCACTCTCCCAGGAACAACGTCGCCTCACTCTCCCAGGAACAACGCCGCCTCACTCTCCCAGGAACAACGCCGCCTCactcactcccagcctcaacatttGGGTAACACTTTCGATAATGCAATGAAATCAATTTGGTCTCTGCTAGTCGACCAGTCGCTACGGTCGACCGTCGCTACTGTCACCTACCTGTTCCCTCTGTAG